In the genome of Ctenopharyngodon idella isolate HZGC_01 chromosome 16, HZGC01, whole genome shotgun sequence, the window ATGAAGGcagttacatttaaaagtggAACTGAAAACTATGGCAGATTCTGCATGTCGTGAACTGATCCTAAAGGCAGTATTTATGTGCCTCCTTAAACTTGCCTTCAGCTACAGTTTCAGGAGTTGCACAGAGGATGCAGATTCTAACCATAAAATCTTCACATGTACTAAATGTCATGAACCAGACATAGCTAAAATTGTGAGTGATGTATTTCCAACAGCAACAAACCTTACAGTTTCTTACAGTAACACTACATATGTTCAAGGCCGAAGCTTCTATCATCTGTCCAATCTGACTTCTCTGGTACTGGACAGTAACTATATTTCTAAAATCCACAAAGATGCTTTTAATAATCTGCAACAACTTCAGACTTTAAATCTGTCCTGCAATAACATATCATTTCTCCACCGTGATGTCTTCAGTGACCTCCATAGCCTCACAGAGCTGATCCTGGAAAGCAACAATCTCAATAATACTGACATGTTCCTGTTTTCCAAATTGACAAACCTAACGATTCTCAACCTACGCAGGAATCACCTAAAAAACTTTTCCGCTTTGGTTGAATGCATAACAAACCTGTCTAGCTTGATAAAACTGGACCTTTCCTTTAACAAGTTAACCACACTGAATCACTCCCACCGTCTGCCAGAGTCGCTTGCCAGTCTAAACCTCAGTTATAATAATCTATACAAACTGGGATGTGACAAGTCTTTCCTAATGTATGTGAAAGTGCTAGATTTCTCAGAAAACAAATTGTCATCCAAGACTTTTCAGGGCCTGAATCTGGAGAATATAACATACCTGCGCTTACGCTATACCGGTGTCTCTGCTAACAAGCTTCTTAATTATACCAATGTACGACCGTGGAGCGTCGACTTCTCTGGTTTGAAACTGAAGGACTCTAATGCGCTGTCTTCATTGTGTAATCTTCTGCGACATCACCACcataaaacacaacacataCATAACATGTACCTCCAGGCCAATTCCATAAAAGCACTAAAACGCAACACATTTGATAATTGCCCAAATATCACAGGTATAATGGACCTCTCACTAAATGATATGAAAACCACTGTCTGTTTACAGTTTCTGCATGGTCAGTACCAACTGGAAAGTCTCAAAATGGAACATAACCATCTGACCAGGCTACTGCCCTGCAACAAAACAGACAAGCTCTACAGCCTGAGAAGCCTGAGCTATCGATACAATCGTATTCTACAGGTCGGAGGTTTTGCCTTCAGTAATACACCAAACTTAACAAACCTCGAgctaaacataaacataattgCTTATATGCACCATAAAGCCTTACATGGACTCAAAGATCTTGTTACACTTCGTCTCGACAACAACCTTTTGACCGATGTCTACAATGACAGCTTTGAAGATCTTACCAGCCTGAAGACTCTCAACCTGCGCAACAACCAAATATCTGTAATTTTCAACTATACCTTTCATTCTCTGTCAAATCTAACTATTTTAGATTTAGGCGGGAACAAGATCACACAGCTGAAGCCACATGCATTTGATGGGCTGCATAGCTTGGCCAATTTGTATTTAGATAGAAATCGTCTGAAAGAGATCGACAGCGGACTCTTTGGGAAACTCCATGCTACCCTGAAGGTGCTGGATTTAGAGGCTAACCAAATTGTGTATTTTAGAGAACATAAATTTTCGCCATTTATAAATATGTCGAGGCTTCTCGACCTGAAACTTAGTGCGCAGAAACCAAATGGCATAAACTTGTTGCCGCGTGCGTTTTTCCGGGGACTAACTTCTCTGAAAAGACTTTACCTAACTAACAACCATATCATTGGATTTGGTGCTGAAACATTTGATGACCTGAAAAGCTTGGAGCTCTTAACTCTAGACAACTCATGTGCTGGGATAGCCCAACTCAATCCTGGTATTTTCAAAAACCTTCGAAAATTGAATTTACTATCTGTTGAGAACATGGGCATTCAATCTTTTTCAAAAGAGGTCTTTGGAAATTTGACAGGACTAAAGACACTACATCTGAATCGCAATGCCATGACATCTTTGGACATCAGTTTACTGGACAATCTGACCAATCTGACGTACATTGACATGCGCAGTTGCCCTCTAAGTTGTGGCTGCCAGAATAGTGATCTACAGAACTGGACTCTAACCAATAAAAAACTCCAATTTCCATTTCTTTTCAATATTACATGCCAAGACCATCCAGGGTCATATTTTCACAACTTTGACACTAATGTGTGTTATCTGGACATAGAACTTTACCTCTTTTCCTtaacttttacattcacaatttTATTAACCTTAATACCATTTCTCTATGTCAGACTTTATTGGAAGTTTAAATACGGCTACTACGTGTTTCGATCGTGGTTTGGAGAACAGTGGCGTCGCTTAAGGGACCAGGAGGAAAAATACAAGTATGATGCCTTTGTTTCCTACAACTCGGCAGATGAAGACTGGGTAATGGAACAGTTGCTACCGAATCTCGAGGGTTCTTCTTTTCGGCTCTGCCTCCACCACAGAGATTTCGAGCTGGGCCGCGATATTGTCGACAACATTGTGGCTGCTGTATATGGAAGTCGCAAAACGATCTGCGTGGTCAGTCAGAGCTTCCTTCGCAGTGAATGGTGCTCACTGGAGATCCAGTTGGCCAGCTATCGTCTCTTTCAAGAAATGCAGGATGTGCTTTTGCTGGTCTTTCTGGAGCCTATACCCAAGCAGCAACTGTCCACTTATCACCGTATGAGAAAGGTCATGCTTAAAAAGACCTATTTGCAGTGGCCTGGGTCAAATTGTTCTGATCCAAGCAGTGCAAAAGAACTGTTCTGGAATCAGTTAAAGAGAGCACTAAGGAGCAGCAACACTGGAAACCAAGAGGAGCAGAAGATGGAGGAGAGTGATCAGAGGAGACAAGAGAAGGACATGAAGGAAAGAGAATATTTTGTGAATCAGACACCAACAGATAAGGAAGAGTATTACCTAATGCCCTGACTACATGTATAAGACCAAATTTACAATATAAgatcaaatttaatttaatttacttcAGTAAAGGATATAAATTCTATAGCCTGCATATATTACAAACATGtaaaaataatgatgataatggaAAAGATACAGTCACCTGAagcaattgtttatttttataaggcttttgtggtaaaaatgtaatgaaaattaaataaataaaataattaaataaatagaaattcaACAGGTAAAATAACTGTGATCTATTTACTTTACAAGAGTATTAAACAGTTGAATTCTTATATTTCAGTTTACTACAAGATATTTTAACAGATATAAAACTTAAATTGTGAAATCAGtttgatataaaatattttaaattttgtactGCTTTATTAAAAGGATATAACAAAATCACATGCatcttatttttacagtatactaaatctaaggaaaaaaaaaagcccagtCAAGATATATAGAATAGAAAAATACTTATAGAAGAAATTtgactaaattaataaataaaatatataagcaGCATCGTTGTGGATAGACAATAAACATTTACTCTATTAATGCAGGAGAACAAAAGAAGCTTATTGTGCAGGGCTTTTGATATTTATACAGCACAGAGTGATTTGATCTTAAAAAGTGTCTTTCACTCTTACTACTTGTGTTAGTAGTATATACAAACATATTAGAGAAATCATAATGTAAGCACACTGAACTCTCAAATGACATGTAGAGGTGATGGTCTTtcaatttttgtaaatataaaaaggtaaatctgtaatgcaaaaaaaaaaaaaaagttactcgTACAAAGACAGTAAGATGTATGCATAGTTGGACCATATCATCACCAATGATGATTAGATGAGACTAACCTTGGCAAACAGCCTTTTCTATAGGTAAAGGGGTGGATAAAATGGTGTAATTGACCTGGGACAGTGAGTCATACCAAGACGGTCTGACCTGCGCTGTATGTTAAATGGATGTGGACAGCGAACAAAGGGCTCGTACTGAAAGCCTTCTGAAAGATAGGATGCTGAGAATGACAAGGGAGCCCATCTTTCTCTTTCATCCTGAACTTGTTGCTGATGAGACCAGAATCTGGATCCTCCAAAAGATGGTtcgtgtgttttttgttttctgctctcatatataaaattaagatCTGTTTCTTCTGTGCACTGTTGAGAGATTCTGGAGAGATCTAAATGTACACTTTTCAAACTCTCTCCTGTGCTCAGTGACTGCTGCTGGGAATAGGAGTACACAGGATGATCAAGCCAAGTGGGGGCTCTGAGTATAGGGGCGGCATGCTTGGTAAAGGTCTGGCTCTGGTTAAAGAGGTCTCTGCTGGGATGATTCTGAGCTCTGAAGCAATCCTGAGACAATTCATCTGCCCTCCACTGGCCAAACTGCAAAGACTGTACATTCAAATTCACATGCAAAATAGAGTCCTGAACTGCAAGGTGTCAAATGTTCTTTCCTCTCTAATAGTCTAGTTTATTACAACTTTGGTATTATTTGGACTTGattctttactttttttgttggaAGACATTAAACTTTGTTTCTGATTTCACTGACTCACCATGTCTGTGTGTGATTGTAGTGGTTCTTCTAGAGAGAATGGAGGGGAAAAGGCGTTCCACTCTTGTACCCAATGTTTCTTGGTTGAAACTCCTCTGTTCAAGTCCAGCTTAACTTCTTCTTTTAAGTAATCATGCTGCATGGCACTGTCTAGAATACAGAGAGGACATTTAAAACTTCCATCATGTacacaaatattatattatgagaCAAGGGTCAATGACGTGGCACTCGTTTTTTGTCAggatataaaaatgcaattaatacaCATATGCCCGATTTCACAGACAAGCCTTAAGCCTAGCCCTagactaaaataaatgtttgagctgtcttaactgaaagcaacttgctctgacatatcttaaaatatatcagtaccattgttttgtctcaagatacacaccagtaatgtttttttttctaagacatgtttataaaagctacttaaactaaggcctaatcctggcttaatctaagccctgtctgtgaaaccgggctaTAATGATTCGATTAAACCTTTTCAATGATgagaatgtttttaatttctaaattaaaattcattttgttatttttggggTGCATTAGGTTTAAAATGTCAGGGTGATACATCTGtccttttataatattaaaaaaaaataatattaataaaaaagctttaaagctgcagtttcattaaaatattataaacatttgaaaattcatactgtaaaatgtcatgtagctttaaatttaaaatgttgaaaatggaataaaagtttattttttttatatgaatatgaaaGCAACCTAAATACAAAGATTACATTTCTAGGAACTTTCTTAAACTATATTTCTAAaagatttttccttttctttatcttGGACACTCTTAGTCACTGACCAACATACAAAAAGTGACATACTGTACCTGTCGAAATATCCATGTTCCTGCTGTAACACCTATCCCCATTCTCCACTGCATGGCTAAAAGATGAACAATCTTCATGTCTCTGTCCTGAGCTAAGCTGAGAAGCCATTTGCTTCCCATTCAAGAATGAAAGTAGCCTATGCAAGTTGTGCTCTAACTGGAAACTGTGTCTTTTTTGTAAAGTCTGCATTAGCGTCTCTCTACACTCGGCCAGCAGGGGAGGCCGATGGCTTGGCACATGGAGCTCTGAAGCCTGGCACAAACGTGTTGCCAGCCTTTTCACTGCTTCCCTACAAGATACTGACATTTGCTCCCTCTGCTTGACATTATCTGCTAATTGACCAGACCCAGAGTCCAGTTCAGACAGAGAGGTTAACGTTTGCGGATTTTCCAACATTTGCGGAACTTCCATGTTTGGGAATCCCACCATTGTAGAAGTTTTCTCAAATCTCTGAATATTCATAAAACCATTTCCTTCATCATGGGACTTGAGAGTGCCTGTTTCTGAAATATCAGACTTATTCTTATTAGTTTCAACTGGAGTAGAGCATAACTGATGAACCGGTTCATTTTCTAAGGATGACAAAACCATATGTTCAGTTTCTCTTGGGCTACTTGGACTTTCTTGTCTTGTTTTGCTATTAGTATCTTCTTTCCTGGTGTTGGCATTTCTGACCTTCCTCTCGTCTTCTCTAGATAATCCCATAGGTCCTGTGACTCCTCTATTAGTCTGAATACCACTGTTTTTTCCAATAAGCTCTTTTCTTGaacttttcttcctcttcacttGTGGCGGTGTATTGTTTTCTTGTTCCTGGAGGGGTTCCTGTACTTCATCGAGAGTGCAGTCCTGGTCTGAATCAGGTACTGAGGGGGTTAGTGGTGATGAAATGTGTGCCATAGACgcttttctttgctcttttctCTGCTTATCTCTCTTTATTTGCTCGCTCACCACCCTCTCAATATCTATGGACCTAACCTCATGGCTGAAAAGGCCTCGGATGGACGTAAGGCGCCCTTCAGTTATGATGCTTGGCTTCTGGGGAATGAATGGCTTAGCGAATGTCCTCTCTTTTCTTGAACAAGACAGTGGATGGATGTTGCGGCACTGTGCTTTCTCACCACCTCCTTTTCTGCTGTGCTGATAGTATGTGTGAGACTTGTTTCTCTCTTGACCTCGAATCTGATTCCTCTCCTTCCTGGTTTTAAGACGCCTTACTTTATGTGATAAGTTGCAATGCACATCTGTGTTCATGCTGCTACTGCACAATGGTTTGCAGTTGTGAATAGCATTGGCTGCATGACATGAAGACTTGGTTTTGATACTATGGTGGTCATTGGATGTCTTCGGCAAGTTGTGTTTATGTGGAAAGCTTTTGCAGGATTGGTGGCTCATTTTCATGTTAAGACTATAAAACACAcgttattaaaatttaaaaataagtctgtcatgcattaaataattcatGTAATCTGATTTAGTACTCACATGCTTATTGTGGTTACGTTCACCACTCCGGTTTAGCAGCATACATCAAATGAAGAGCATTCTTTGTGGACAAACTGTTGAATGAAATgctttcttcattttcaaatatGCATATATTATGTATACATATCAAACCACCACATGAAATCGGTATGTACCTGTAACTGAGTCCAAATGCCGTTAAGTTTTAACTCTCCGTTGCTTGGCAACGTGCTTAGAAAGTTTACCGACAGATCTCTGCGAAGATTATTACGGTCAAGAGAgtaatgtttaaaagtttgacATACATTCGCACCACTGAAAGCTAAAAAACGAAGAACATTTAATGATCTTTTCgcgtttataaagttatatgttattttatagGTCGACCGTTCTCGGCGATCTGCTAGTAATGCCTGGTTCGATATTCCTGTTTCCGGGGTTTGGCAGCTGACCGCTGGCTCACTGAGTGAATACTGAACTCTGCTGTGGTTACATTTGTTGGTAACGATATTTCACATTctttatattaatatgaatCGACATAAGTGTTAACATGTCTTGCAAATACTTGTTTGCAAACGTATGATATTACGCATTGTTTAAACGTGTTTTTGTGCCTTGTTCTTCTAAATGGAAGGCATCTGCATGCTAACTGCTACATTAGCTATGTGAGCTGCTCATTTAAAAGCACTTTTAACTAGCGTTAATGATCTTTAAGACGTTAACTTTTTGATATACTCAAATGTCCAaccaattattatttataagctGCTATTTTTGCATCAGCTATTTTATGAGGTTAACTACTGTAATTCAAACTTAGCTCAAAAATAGCACCAAACAAACTAGTTTAGCTGTGAAAAATTTAGCTGTGTCATACGATGCGTACAAAGAACATAAGCTAACCCCAGTACAACTTGTCAAAAGGGTATCAgtcttaaatttatattttgcatGTTAAAGCACAACATTCATACATCGTATAATATCAAATGTTGTTTGGGCTAATATGAGGATCCATATTTAACGCTAATGGAGAAAATGTAACTGTCATCTCCCTCCATGTCCGTCCACAGGAAGTAATGAGTGGAGATTCCAACCCTGCAGCCACACCCACCCCCTGTCAGGACACACAGGGAGATGGTCGATGGATGTCATTGGTGGTTCTtttgtacaatatattttacaaccTTAGTGTACCTATTAGACTGCTAACATATCCCGGTTGCTTTATCTGTTATAAAACTCATAATTAGCCAGTACATTCTCTAATATGCAAATGGAATAATAATGGCATTTTAATGTGTTCTCATCTGTGCAGCACAATCGATTTGTATCGGACAGTAAAGGAAAAGAGCCTGATGTTCTGTTTGTTGGAGATTCACTTATCCAGCTTCTGCATGAGTTTGAGGTATAGCAAAGTATTGGCATCTCCTGCATACTTCATACCTGTCATTCTTATCGACGACTGCACAAATACTTGTTTTAGGTTTTGTGTAaaagatcacacacacacatgcatatatacatactttatatatatatatatatatatatatatacacatacatacacatacatacatacatacacacacacacacacacattatatatatatatatatatattatacacactttttatcattattttattaatattattaaaaaatatggattattatatttaaattaaaatatttaaagttataaaaacaGCAACTACCTATTTTCAACTTTTTACAAGTGTTACTTCAATTTTACTTGATGTTGGCAGGTTTGGCGAAAGCTGTTTTCCCCTCTCCATGCGCTGAACTTTGGGATTGGTGGAGATGCTACACAGCATGTACTGTGGAGACTCATCAATGGAGAACTGGACTACATCAGCCCGAAGGTAAATGATTTGAAACAGTAAGGGAAGGTGCTCAAGTACAATAAAAATTAGACAAAAGTTGCATACTGTAGaatgtccttaaagggatagttcacccaaaaaatgaaaattatcccatgattcactcactctcaagccatcctaggtgtatatgactatcttctttcagatgaacacaaccagagatatatttaaaaaaaaatatccttgctcttccaagctttataatggtagtgaacggggggcctgttttgaagcccaaaaaaaatgcattcatccatcataaatataatctatACGGCacctgggggttaataaaggccttctgaagcgaagtgatgggtttttgtaagaaaaatatctatatttaaaactttattaaccagTCCTAAGGTCTCTTTTGAACGTATTTGTACCACAGGTGGTACAGTGGAGTGCTAAAaggttaactataataactagcttcaggCAGGCGGCTGTACGCATcaatttgcggcggaagagtaatCGTGACCCAACGCATTATGTAATGACGAAtgtggaagcgcagaggatagagcaaaacaaaacactggtcatgaattcggagtctaaaatgagaaattttaaagagaaatggagCTTCATTTTGTTACAGTCCTATTGGTTTAAACCAtgagaggcatctaagcttacgataaTCCTACAGCCTACGTCATACGTTGcttcaggggttactcttttggcgcaagtcgacttgctcAGTATGCGTACTGTCGTCcaccagaagctagttatttgaatttataaagttaaaaatattcatatttttcttacaaattccatcgctttgcttcagaaggcctttatttaccccctggagtcgtatggattatatttatgatggatggatgcattttggggcttcaaaacaggcccAGCCTAACTAGGCAATAGTCCTatattaaaagtaacttttttgttcaaaattaacaatttaaataatgagtcaacacatcaatccttcttccaatacatgtttttgtcttacccctGATTGTTTCATTcccctattataagtgtttatattttacacCTGTCATGATGGTTTTCACAGGAAATTGTGTACATATCTCACCTTCATGTGTCTCTtcatatctgtaaatagagaaaagttgctccatTTACTTTgatatatgtacatgtaaacaataaatgtttGCATTCATTCTAAGAAGTGAATCATTTGTGTATGGATCCCTTATTTGTGATGAAACATGAAGGAAATTGGTCACAGATGATACTGCTTGGAAAAAGACCCTCTTGCAGCAAAAATGGTTACTAATGTCTTATTTCATCTATTGGTATGCAGGTGGTGGTATTGTGGGTGGGCACTAATAATCATGGTCACACCCCAGAACAGATCTGTGGAGGCCTCATGGCCATCATCGATGTGATCCATCAGAAGCTGCCTCATGCTCACACTCTTGTGTTGGTTAGTTATCTCAGCTTCTTCCTCTCAGTCACgacattatttaatttctttcaaataattGAATCCTCAGTTTAATTCATCATACCAGTACTGTGACTGTCAATGTCCATCAGTGCTGAGTGTGATATTCTTGGATATTTTTACCAACAGAGAAATAGGCAACAGAAGaacttaaaaaagaaagaaaaaaaagtaacaaaaatagAACTGTCCAAAGAGTAAAACAAAAGccacttttccactgtcgggccaaacggttcttagaatggtaaggaacggttccagttgtgtttccacttAAGCCTGGTATGGCACAGCACGATTACAAACCGCTCTCGGCCCGGAGTTATTGGCACGGTTGTCTAACCGTGCTAGTAGAAGTGATGTcgccactcaggattggtcacttgtctgttgcctggctaccagtttctctgtagctggctaAGCGCTCTATTTGAGCGAAATagacacaaattaataataaaattaaaagcttttgtattacattccaaagaacAACCGTtgtcagccccacagtggaaaatgaaaccataaCCGTACCAGCTGGCACGGAAAGGAACAGTCACACAATGAGAACCGTTCGGCCcaacggtggaaaagcggctatattttcaaaacaaaaatttatACAAGAACAGAAGGgtgaaaaaaacactaaaattatCTGGATTAGGTACTATAATGTACATTATTGTTCAAAATTtgtaagtaagatttttttttttattgtttaaaagaaatgaatacttaatattcagcaaggctgcattatcAAAAGTCATAGTAaggacttttataatgttacaaaagatttttatttcaaatacatgcttTTCTTTTGCATCATGGttactataaaaatattaagcagcacagttATTgtcaactttgataataagaaatgtttcttgagcaccaaaccatcatattagaatgattctgAAGcagaattcagctttgccataacagaaataaattatattttaaaatatattaaagtacaattttttttttttttttattgtaataatatttcaaaatattactgtttttactgtgatttgtaaaatatcttataaaTCTTTTAAACGGTTGTGTATATTAAGTCATTTTGACAACTTCTAGCTATTGTTTTAAATGGAAAAGCCCCTTTTTGTCCATTatgaaaatatcttttatgaCATATAAAAACTGTAGTATCTCAGTCTGtcatttctttgctctttcatAAACATTATCCTCAATAGATATTGTTGTGTTCATTAAAAGGCCCAAAATTATTGCATTTACTGGAAGGTAATACTCGTTCTTTTCTCACCACTAGGGGTTGCTGCCGAGAGGTAAAAGTCCAAACCCTCTCCGTGAGCGTAACGCGAGTGTGAATGCTCAAGTTGAGGCTGAGGTAGCGTCTTTGTCTCATGTCTCTTTTCTGGACATGGACCCTGGGTTCATTCAATCTGACGGTTCCATCGCACACCAGGACATGTATGATTACCTGCACCTCACGCCGCAGGCCTACCAGAGGGTGTGCCAGCCCTTGCATGAACGCATCAAATCCCTTTTAGATAAACAGGTTCCATgaatgcaaacatgaaatatagcATAAACACCCTTTCCTGCGCAATAACAGATGTCTCATCCTTTATGCTCTACACTTAGAGCTTTATTGAGATATAAACACCCTCAGGAACACTCATGACTGTTTAATAGACACACACGTAGATATCACACACAACATCGCATGCTTCCTGTCATTATGCATTACTGCTCCCTTGTTACTACAAAAATAGATTGTTTATTGAGGACTGTTAGAtccagcttaaagggatagttcatccaaaaatgaaaattctgtcaagccattcctcatgtagttccaaatATTGTATGACTGTTtctttgaagaatgtttcaacaatttttttctttcaaatattgaaccaaaacaacactgaacccCAAAATCTTTATTggtgttccacagaataaatagtcatacaggtttgtaatgacatgaaggtataatgacagaattctcattttggGGTCAACTGTCTCGTTAAATTGTGATTTATCCTCTTTACGCAAAATGTTTAGTACATTCCAAAGTCTGTACATATATGAACAAGCCCGTTATTTTGCAGTGTAATGTTGATCTCAATGACTCCTGATGAGTAGCGGTTGTTGAAGTGTACATACAAACGGATGTGTGCTGCTATCATGGTTTGATTGACCAAGACATTCTTGTGACCTTTGTGTAGGGAACAAAAGATTTCTCGAAAGCAGGCTATATAGCTCTTCAGATGTTGGCAACTGCTCGTTTGTTTGTTGAAAGAAACAATATGGGTTAATTTTGGGTTCGTTCTCTGTTAATGATCCTCCATAGTACATGCCCTGTCTCTTTTCTGAGATAAGGGTAGGTGCTTCAAACAATGTTACGTACCTTTAAAATAATTCCATAAGATTTATTGTTTTGGATACTTTCTTTGCAGGAAATTCTTTGTGATAAACATTGAATTAGTGTTTCAGTTATTTTGTACAgtgcttttcttatttttggaaTTAATTCTCTCCTTCACCCTTTCAAGTAAATCATATGTGCTTTAGGAACCAGGGGTATCTGACTAAAAGATTTATACGGTGGATAAAATCCAACCTTGTAACTAAAGACAAGGAATGGGTGTGGGTGGTCCTTGCATGGCTCAGTTTCTAATAAGCAGAGAATGGAAATCATAAGGGGCCGATcactttctttattttaattgctGAATGTATTATAACCAACCGTAACTTTCAAATGCTGATGGATATGGTTATATgttgaggtgtttttttttctgctgcttTGTCCTGGTGTTTGTGTTCGTACTGTCTTGTCTGATGGGCTTTTGTGAACATTGTCATCTTCCAGTAGTCTTGAGTGGTTCCAGGAATTGCCTCTCTCCTCATGACTTGTGTTCCTGTCTGAGGGTTAGATGTCGTGCCTGGTGCTGCGATAAACAATTATCATGTAAAAACGGTggaataaaaactgagaaacctttcaaatgtgtcattttgaatttctattttaaactttctgttGATATGTTTAGTTTGAGTcaaaaatttactttaaaacatttgtCAAGTTCTCAGAAATTTATTATGTTCAGTTTTTagatatacactactgttcaaaccTAAGATCTCCAAGGCTGTATTTagttgaccaaaaatacagtaaaaacagtcattgttatattaaaaatcttacaccaaacatttgaattgtattgtaaggtaaaaaaaaaaatatatatatatatataatatatatatatatatatatatatatatatatatatatata includes:
- the tlr21 gene encoding toll-like receptor 21 yields the protein MADSACRELILKAVFMCLLKLAFSYSFRSCTEDADSNHKIFTCTKCHEPDIAKIVSDVFPTATNLTVSYSNTTYVQGRSFYHLSNLTSLVLDSNYISKIHKDAFNNLQQLQTLNLSCNNISFLHRDVFSDLHSLTELILESNNLNNTDMFLFSKLTNLTILNLRRNHLKNFSALVECITNLSSLIKLDLSFNKLTTLNHSHRLPESLASLNLSYNNLYKLGCDKSFLMYVKVLDFSENKLSSKTFQGLNLENITYLRLRYTGVSANKLLNYTNVRPWSVDFSGLKLKDSNALSSLCNLLRHHHHKTQHIHNMYLQANSIKALKRNTFDNCPNITGIMDLSLNDMKTTVCLQFLHGQYQLESLKMEHNHLTRLLPCNKTDKLYSLRSLSYRYNRILQVGGFAFSNTPNLTNLELNINIIAYMHHKALHGLKDLVTLRLDNNLLTDVYNDSFEDLTSLKTLNLRNNQISVIFNYTFHSLSNLTILDLGGNKITQLKPHAFDGLHSLANLYLDRNRLKEIDSGLFGKLHATLKVLDLEANQIVYFREHKFSPFINMSRLLDLKLSAQKPNGINLLPRAFFRGLTSLKRLYLTNNHIIGFGAETFDDLKSLELLTLDNSCAGIAQLNPGIFKNLRKLNLLSVENMGIQSFSKEVFGNLTGLKTLHLNRNAMTSLDISLLDNLTNLTYIDMRSCPLSCGCQNSDLQNWTLTNKKLQFPFLFNITCQDHPGSYFHNFDTNVCYLDIELYLFSLTFTFTILLTLIPFLYVRLYWKFKYGYYVFRSWFGEQWRRLRDQEEKYKYDAFVSYNSADEDWVMEQLLPNLEGSSFRLCLHHRDFELGRDIVDNIVAAVYGSRKTICVVSQSFLRSEWCSLEIQLASYRLFQEMQDVLLLVFLEPIPKQQLSTYHRMRKVMLKKTYLQWPGSNCSDPSSAKELFWNQLKRALRSSNTGNQEEQKMEESDQRRQEKDMKEREYFVNQTPTDKEEYYLMP